Proteins encoded together in one Pontiella desulfatans window:
- a CDS encoding tetratricopeptide repeat protein, with the protein MLTWIKWRAAIALLCIISMVSCGRKDEGSSPEVKMPKVEKTALKALSADGRKVLALIDEGRLDAIDDALRGLEHSDPDEALVLRACADLSRDCCYKFNPSAAEFSKTLEEMRGMPHFNMLKQQVGIMRQQVGVVDPVSDFEAAAASDRKWKTLWPDLAFGRMVRKLRALAAEGESLTPFPAGAFFSPDKRYIANGILEGISELDGAVLLDSPLKPKPEPGMATLMAKIHSPSYMQDLAMERWGEELVEERESYKHFFLPGVWFEVVGAVAARDSGVWKEWRKGFVDVAECYARRGCFSSSLMVWMCIWEFDGVESGKVVDNGFDKLDEYVETAGSAAESHGLMVASGYWWDYANAAGSSANGGDRLLALLNKTAPRSSIHDRAALAVHAELPLDRVDLRVQVPDVPWASNEKAVALHEKAAAVTGDMEKKKHLMLEAYGLGNADAMMAVGVMHLYGMLPDNDHKEAIRCLELAAEGGSSAAWNQLAILHLNGQGFDTDAGRAFHCYRRAADLGNPDGLHNLAGYYESDNCYNNQSLSLELHKVAADAGSAASCFGLGCFLFNGAGMPADHAAAAEWWEKGVALGHADSMFNLGLLLAEGADGVVQNKLRALELVQQAAALEHGDALCTLYFVFKQGGSGITEQQAMQYLQASANQGCQAALDEIALLRRQESARRAHQQRQLQSQQYNSGGYYGNQADSYDQEAMQRAIESNNRRMRNYQMNQYRVY; encoded by the coding sequence ATGTTGACTTGGATTAAATGGAGAGCTGCGATTGCGCTGTTGTGCATTATTTCCATGGTGTCGTGTGGCAGGAAGGACGAGGGCTCTTCTCCGGAGGTCAAGATGCCGAAGGTGGAAAAGACGGCGTTGAAGGCGCTGTCGGCGGATGGTCGCAAGGTGCTGGCATTGATTGACGAGGGGCGGTTGGATGCGATCGATGATGCGCTTCGTGGATTGGAGCATAGCGATCCGGACGAGGCGCTGGTGCTCCGGGCCTGTGCCGACCTGTCCCGCGACTGCTGCTACAAGTTCAATCCGTCGGCTGCCGAATTTTCCAAGACGCTGGAAGAGATGCGGGGCATGCCTCATTTCAATATGCTCAAACAGCAGGTCGGGATCATGCGGCAGCAGGTGGGAGTGGTTGACCCTGTGTCCGATTTCGAGGCTGCGGCGGCAAGTGATCGCAAGTGGAAAACACTTTGGCCGGACTTGGCGTTCGGGCGCATGGTCCGGAAGTTGCGAGCCTTGGCGGCCGAGGGGGAAAGCCTGACTCCGTTTCCTGCAGGGGCCTTTTTTTCGCCGGATAAGCGCTATATAGCCAACGGCATCCTTGAGGGCATTTCGGAGCTTGACGGTGCGGTGCTTTTGGATTCCCCGCTCAAACCGAAACCCGAGCCCGGCATGGCAACTCTGATGGCAAAGATCCATTCGCCCTCCTACATGCAGGATCTGGCGATGGAGCGGTGGGGCGAGGAGCTGGTCGAAGAACGCGAATCGTACAAGCACTTTTTCCTGCCCGGGGTATGGTTCGAGGTGGTCGGTGCGGTTGCCGCGAGAGATTCCGGGGTGTGGAAGGAATGGCGCAAGGGTTTTGTTGACGTGGCGGAGTGCTATGCCCGTCGGGGGTGTTTTTCTTCTTCCCTGATGGTGTGGATGTGCATTTGGGAGTTCGACGGGGTTGAGTCCGGCAAGGTTGTCGACAACGGCTTCGACAAACTCGATGAATATGTTGAAACGGCAGGCTCGGCGGCGGAATCCCACGGTTTGATGGTGGCGTCCGGCTATTGGTGGGACTATGCAAACGCGGCCGGTTCCTCTGCCAACGGTGGGGATCGGTTGCTGGCACTGCTGAATAAAACCGCGCCCCGCAGCAGCATCCACGACCGGGCGGCGCTTGCCGTCCACGCCGAGTTGCCTTTGGATAGGGTGGATCTGCGCGTCCAGGTGCCGGACGTGCCGTGGGCGAGCAACGAAAAAGCGGTTGCTCTGCACGAGAAAGCTGCTGCGGTTACAGGCGATATGGAGAAAAAGAAACACCTGATGCTGGAGGCCTACGGGCTTGGCAATGCCGATGCCATGATGGCGGTGGGTGTGATGCACCTCTATGGCATGCTGCCGGACAACGACCATAAGGAAGCCATCCGTTGTCTGGAGCTGGCGGCAGAGGGGGGATCGTCCGCAGCGTGGAACCAGCTTGCCATCCTCCACCTCAATGGGCAGGGCTTCGATACCGATGCCGGAAGGGCGTTTCATTGCTACCGCCGCGCTGCTGACCTGGGCAATCCGGATGGGCTGCACAACCTGGCCGGCTATTATGAGTCGGACAACTGCTATAACAACCAGTCGCTCTCCCTGGAGTTGCACAAGGTTGCAGCGGACGCCGGCAGCGCCGCATCCTGTTTTGGACTCGGCTGTTTCCTTTTCAACGGTGCAGGTATGCCGGCTGACCATGCCGCCGCAGCGGAATGGTGGGAAAAGGGCGTGGCACTCGGTCATGCCGATTCAATGTTCAACCTCGGCCTCTTGTTGGCGGAGGGGGCTGACGGGGTGGTGCAAAATAAGCTGCGTGCCTTGGAGTTGGTGCAGCAGGCGGCTGCTTTAGAGCATGGCGATGCGCTCTGTACGCTCTATTTTGTTTTCAAGCAAGGGGGCAGCGGGATCACAGAGCAGCAGGCCATGCAATACTTGCAGGCCTCGGCCAACCAGGGCTGCCAGGCCGCCCTCGATGAAATTGCGCTGCTTCGACGGCAGGAATCCGCCCGCCGGGCGCACCAGCAAAGGCAACTGCAAAGCCAGCAGTACAACAGCGGGGGCTACTACGGCAACCAGGCCGATTCCTACGACCAGGAAGCAATGCAGCGGGCCATTGAATCGAACAACCGCCGGATGCGGAACTACCAGATGAACCAGTATAGGGTATATTAA
- a CDS encoding ABC transporter ATP-binding protein: protein MMGRSSRRNPISKPSTRLSQYLIPHRKEIVATFVCAMVTVGANLAMPVVIRWVIDGLIEGTLTRELLWQYLGAFLLIGVVSLAFSRWLRQIPQKMSHKIEYELRRDVFAHLTTLDQEYYRSERTGDLMTRMSSDINIIRDSIGQGFLQGTRTITVIVFASIVMGIADAQLAGIVIALFTPMVLIFFLILRVMRRHQQALQEHVSEVSNYSQESFSGIRCLKGFALERRRNAAFADLNSGLINKTMRMQGTRQSLFPFMAFWFNLGTILIFIVGGKKIMQGELTVGTLTQFIQYLLYMQWPLLALSWVLSLTQRGKVSWIRVREILERESSLEHRTSNVELRPSNGDIRFEGVELEIEDRTFLSGINLDIAEGTTLGITGPTGSGKTLLVSLVARLMDPTQGAVKIGGSDIRDISLNALRGVIGFAAQEPVLFSRTLEHNIGFGVVDADMETIGWAADIAHLHHDVLDFPDQYQTMLGERGVTLSGGQRQRTSISRAIARRPRILVLDDVLSAVDTQTEAAIMEKLQPVMAERTTLFVSHRVSTLRYADEVIVIEDGRITQRGTHEELIRQPGYYSELNTMQQLEERLEGDS, encoded by the coding sequence ATGATGGGACGATCAAGCAGGAGAAACCCGATCAGCAAACCCTCGACCAGATTAAGCCAGTATCTCATTCCTCACCGGAAGGAAATCGTTGCGACGTTTGTTTGCGCGATGGTTACGGTGGGGGCGAACCTGGCGATGCCGGTGGTGATCCGCTGGGTGATCGACGGGTTGATTGAGGGAACGCTGACGCGGGAACTGCTGTGGCAGTATCTAGGCGCCTTCCTGCTGATCGGCGTAGTGTCGCTGGCGTTTTCGCGATGGCTGCGGCAGATCCCGCAAAAGATGTCGCACAAGATTGAATATGAGCTGCGCCGGGATGTGTTCGCCCACCTGACGACGCTGGATCAGGAATACTACCGCTCGGAACGCACGGGCGATCTGATGACGCGGATGTCGTCGGACATCAATATTATCCGCGACTCGATCGGCCAGGGCTTCCTCCAGGGCACGCGGACGATTACGGTAATTGTTTTTGCATCGATCGTCATGGGCATTGCCGACGCGCAGTTGGCGGGCATCGTGATTGCGCTGTTCACGCCGATGGTGCTGATCTTTTTCCTGATCCTGCGGGTGATGCGCCGCCATCAGCAGGCGCTGCAGGAGCATGTTTCGGAGGTTTCGAACTATTCGCAGGAAAGCTTTTCCGGCATTCGCTGCCTGAAGGGCTTTGCACTGGAGCGGCGGCGCAACGCCGCATTTGCGGATCTCAACTCCGGCCTGATCAACAAGACGATGCGGATGCAGGGCACGCGCCAGAGCCTCTTCCCGTTCATGGCGTTCTGGTTCAACCTCGGCACCATCCTGATCTTCATCGTGGGCGGGAAAAAAATCATGCAGGGCGAACTGACGGTGGGCACCCTGACGCAGTTCATCCAGTATCTGCTCTATATGCAGTGGCCGTTGCTGGCGCTCAGCTGGGTGCTGAGCCTGACGCAGCGCGGCAAGGTCAGCTGGATTCGGGTTCGCGAGATTCTCGAACGGGAATCGTCGCTTGAACATCGAACCTCGAACGTTGAACTTCGACCTTCGAACGGGGATATTCGTTTCGAAGGCGTCGAGCTGGAAATCGAAGACCGAACCTTCCTAAGCGGGATCAACCTGGACATTGCCGAGGGGACAACGCTGGGCATTACGGGCCCGACCGGCAGCGGCAAGACGTTGCTGGTTTCGCTGGTGGCCCGCCTGATGGACCCGACCCAGGGAGCGGTGAAGATCGGCGGATCGGATATCCGGGATATTTCCCTGAACGCGCTGCGTGGCGTGATTGGTTTTGCCGCCCAGGAGCCGGTGCTGTTTTCCCGTACCCTGGAGCACAACATTGGCTTCGGTGTGGTGGATGCCGACATGGAGACGATCGGCTGGGCGGCGGACATCGCCCACCTGCACCACGATGTACTGGATTTCCCCGACCAATACCAGACCATGCTCGGCGAGCGCGGCGTCACCCTCTCCGGCGGGCAGCGGCAGCGCACCTCAATCAGCCGCGCCATTGCGCGCCGCCCCAGGATCCTCGTGCTCGACGACGTCCTTTCGGCGGTCGACACGCAGACCGAGGCGGCGATCATGGAAAAGCTCCAGCCGGTGATGGCGGAGCGCACGACGCTCTTCGTGAGCCACCGCGTTTCAACCCTGCGCTATGCCGACGAGGTCATCGTGATCGAGGATGGCCGGATCACCCAGCGCGGCACGCACGAGGAGTTGATTCGGCAACCGGGCTACTATTCCGAGCTCAACACCATGCAGCAGCTGGAAGAACGACTGGAGGGGGATTCATGA
- a CDS encoding ABC transporter ATP-binding protein, translating to MKMARRLLSYSAPYWRWLALAFALIMFTSLVVNFLPVLLQRITDLCLLDSGSPPGERMELLLRLGVLYISMAAAGHLVRYAQAMLTAWIGQKIIYDLRLEVFRKVLRMHQAYFDNTAIGTLMTRVTSDIERLQHFVTEGVVGSIADLFMIFGIMGYMIWFSPALSLSIFATMPLLFALMYFINTRLRNANRDIRDRQSKLNALMQEDLTGMTTIQLFNREASALQDFDTRNTKLRTAYFDEVRWFSLYFPSIEGGQVIAILITLAVGGFAIMKGSDMVTIGKLIAFLAYVRNFFHPLGSLSDKAGSFQIAMASVERVFGLLDKEELINDPAVPESPERIAGTIAFNNVWFAYNENNWVIKDLSFEVEPGQVLAVVGATGAGKSTIINLIGRFYDVQRGSVTIDGIDVRNFGKHDLRGRLGYVFQDPFIFTGTVADNIGLGTPGIGREDMVRAAKTVNAHGFIEAMPKGYDTELNERGEGLSLGQKQLLVMARALAQDPELLFVLDEATASVDTATEMLIQDALAKLMANRTSIVIAHRLSTIRHADRILVMRHGELVDQGTHDELMAHDGYYRQLYELLMHSPDQPSNFQI from the coding sequence ATGAAAATGGCCCGACGCCTCCTCTCTTATTCGGCGCCGTATTGGCGGTGGCTTGCGCTGGCCTTTGCGCTGATCATGTTCACCTCGCTGGTCGTGAACTTCCTTCCGGTGCTGCTTCAACGGATTACCGACCTATGCCTGCTCGACTCCGGCTCCCCGCCCGGGGAGCGCATGGAATTGCTGCTACGACTCGGCGTCCTCTACATTTCGATGGCGGCGGCCGGCCATTTGGTTCGCTATGCGCAGGCGATGCTCACGGCCTGGATTGGGCAAAAGATCATCTACGACCTGCGGCTGGAAGTGTTCCGCAAGGTGCTCCGCATGCACCAGGCCTATTTCGACAACACCGCCATCGGCACGCTGATGACGCGCGTCACCTCCGACATCGAGCGGCTGCAGCATTTTGTTACGGAGGGCGTCGTGGGGTCGATCGCCGACCTGTTCATGATTTTCGGCATCATGGGCTACATGATCTGGTTCAGCCCGGCCCTCTCGCTTTCGATCTTCGCAACAATGCCGCTCCTGTTTGCGTTGATGTATTTCATCAACACCCGCCTACGCAACGCGAACCGCGATATCCGAGACCGGCAATCGAAGCTCAACGCGCTCATGCAGGAAGACCTCACCGGAATGACCACCATCCAGCTCTTCAACCGCGAGGCCAGCGCGTTGCAGGATTTCGACACCCGCAATACGAAGCTCCGCACCGCCTACTTCGACGAAGTCCGCTGGTTCAGCCTCTACTTCCCCTCCATCGAAGGCGGGCAGGTTATCGCCATCCTGATCACGCTTGCCGTAGGTGGCTTTGCCATCATGAAGGGTTCGGACATGGTCACGATCGGCAAACTGATCGCCTTCCTCGCCTACGTGCGCAACTTTTTCCACCCGCTCGGTTCGCTCTCCGACAAGGCGGGGTCGTTCCAGATTGCCATGGCCTCGGTCGAGCGGGTTTTCGGCCTGCTTGACAAGGAGGAACTGATCAACGATCCCGCAGTACCGGAATCGCCGGAGCGCATTGCCGGCACCATCGCGTTCAACAACGTCTGGTTTGCCTACAATGAAAACAACTGGGTCATCAAGGACCTTTCGTTCGAAGTGGAACCGGGCCAGGTGCTCGCCGTGGTCGGCGCAACGGGGGCGGGCAAGAGCACGATCATCAACCTGATCGGCCGGTTCTACGATGTGCAGCGCGGTTCGGTTACGATCGATGGCATCGACGTGCGCAACTTCGGCAAGCACGACCTGCGCGGACGGCTGGGCTATGTCTTCCAGGATCCGTTCATCTTCACCGGCACCGTGGCCGACAACATCGGGCTGGGCACCCCGGGCATTGGACGCGAGGATATGGTCCGTGCCGCCAAGACCGTCAATGCCCATGGTTTTATCGAGGCCATGCCGAAGGGCTACGACACCGAACTGAACGAGCGCGGCGAAGGGTTGTCGCTCGGCCAGAAGCAATTGCTGGTGATGGCACGCGCACTGGCGCAGGATCCGGAGTTGCTGTTCGTGCTCGACGAAGCCACCGCCAGCGTGGACACCGCCACTGAAATGCTCATCCAGGATGCGCTGGCCAAACTGATGGCCAACCGCACCAGCATCGTGATTGCCCACCGCCTTTCAACCATCCGCCATGCCGACCGTATTCTGGTGATGCGCCATGGTGAGCTGGTTGACCAGGGAACGCACGATGAGCTCATGGCGCACGATGGCTACTACCGCCAGCTCTACGAATTGCTCATGCACTCGCCCGACCAGCCCTCAAATTTCCAAATTTGA
- a CDS encoding type II secretion system protein, whose product MGFRTNSRGFTLMEIMISTSIIGLLASLALPSLNEAGKRARSKRFSHEIRTVAHAFMNYSIEEGGYPPDSTPGIMPKGMSSYLESFGWNEKTVIGGQWDWDHRVFGIRAAISVYGPDWNEDLMEKIDKTLDDGNLASGDFRKRSGGYMYIIEH is encoded by the coding sequence ATGGGATTTCGAACAAACAGCCGTGGATTCACCTTGATGGAGATCATGATCAGCACATCGATCATCGGTCTATTGGCCAGTCTTGCCCTGCCCTCCTTGAATGAAGCGGGCAAGCGGGCCCGGAGCAAACGCTTTTCCCACGAAATCCGGACGGTTGCCCACGCTTTCATGAACTATTCCATCGAAGAAGGGGGTTACCCGCCCGACTCAACGCCAGGGATTATGCCCAAGGGCATGTCGAGTTATCTGGAATCCTTCGGATGGAATGAGAAAACGGTGATCGGAGGCCAATGGGACTGGGATCACCGTGTATTCGGCATAAGAGCCGCCATTTCGGTCTACGGCCCCGACTGGAACGAAGACCTGATGGAAAAGATTGATAAGACGCTTGATGACGGCAACCTGGCCTCCGGCGATTTTCGTAAACGCTCCGGCGGCTACATGTATATTATCGAGCATTAG
- a CDS encoding maltoporin, translating to MKNAMLCLVIATVGLAYADESTEQLRQEFEARIAALETQSAADSSAPGRETLDFEFHGYFRAGLGANGNGDAMESFKAPNAGAKYRLGNEAETYIEASFQQNFRTQALIDNNVDFYTKLTFAYVTPTTDNNAFDTTTSLREAYAGARGVWDAKKEAMFWAGNRFYEHLDIHINDFFFRDMAGFGGGIEDVELGDEMKWAFAWLGGSIDELDSDGTTYQNNYHFNKNTFDFRLYDIPVGIGTLALSLDLADFAGDQLDDGAGNTITIEDSLGWAAGAILKSDLTDEMANRFTIQYGAGAADNFRAVITAPQGVAIDTNINRIATDDTMRLRITDDIVIDNGSPLSLQAAAIYERYDNGFDTMNTIDWVSIGARPVYHFNDFFSLAFEAGADYTNQKGGPEGVVGKFTLAPQIQPAAKHFSRPSIRAFLTYATWSDGFEGMVAPVGYGNETQGISAGVQMEAWW from the coding sequence ATGAAGAATGCAATGTTGTGTCTGGTTATCGCAACGGTTGGCTTGGCCTATGCCGACGAATCCACCGAACAGCTCCGCCAGGAGTTCGAAGCCCGCATCGCGGCCCTGGAAACCCAATCCGCGGCGGATTCTTCCGCCCCCGGTCGGGAAACACTCGACTTTGAGTTCCACGGCTATTTCCGGGCCGGCCTTGGCGCCAACGGGAACGGCGATGCCATGGAATCCTTCAAGGCACCGAACGCCGGCGCCAAATACCGGCTGGGCAACGAGGCCGAAACCTACATCGAAGCCTCCTTCCAGCAAAACTTCCGGACGCAGGCCTTGATCGATAACAACGTAGACTTCTACACCAAGCTGACATTTGCCTACGTTACGCCAACCACCGACAACAATGCGTTCGACACCACCACCTCCCTGCGCGAGGCCTATGCCGGCGCCCGCGGGGTCTGGGATGCAAAGAAGGAGGCCATGTTCTGGGCAGGCAACCGCTTCTACGAACACCTCGACATCCACATCAACGACTTTTTCTTCCGCGACATGGCCGGCTTCGGCGGCGGGATTGAGGATGTGGAGCTGGGCGACGAAATGAAATGGGCCTTCGCCTGGCTTGGGGGATCGATCGATGAACTGGATTCGGACGGAACCACCTACCAGAACAACTACCACTTCAACAAAAACACATTCGATTTCAGGCTGTACGACATACCGGTGGGCATTGGCACCCTGGCCCTCTCCCTGGATCTCGCCGACTTTGCCGGCGACCAGCTCGACGACGGGGCGGGCAACACCATCACCATCGAAGATAGTCTGGGCTGGGCGGCGGGCGCCATCCTCAAATCCGATTTGACCGATGAAATGGCGAACCGCTTCACCATCCAGTATGGCGCCGGGGCCGCGGACAACTTCCGGGCCGTCATCACCGCCCCCCAAGGTGTGGCCATCGACACCAACATCAACCGCATCGCCACCGACGATACCATGCGCCTGAGAATCACCGACGACATCGTGATCGACAATGGATCGCCGCTATCGCTGCAGGCCGCAGCCATCTACGAACGCTACGACAACGGCTTCGACACCATGAACACCATCGATTGGGTTTCCATTGGTGCGCGTCCGGTCTATCACTTCAACGACTTTTTCTCGCTGGCCTTCGAGGCCGGCGCCGACTACACCAACCAAAAGGGCGGCCCCGAGGGCGTGGTGGGAAAGTTCACGCTGGCCCCCCAGATCCAACCGGCGGCAAAACATTTTTCCCGCCCGTCCATACGCGCATTCCTCACCTATGCCACGTGGTCGGATGGCTTCGAAGGCATGGTCGCCCCCGTCGGCTATGGCAACGAAACGCAGGGCATCTCGGCCGGCGTCCAGATGGAGGCGTGGTGGTAA
- a CDS encoding secondary thiamine-phosphate synthase enzyme YjbQ: MKSYRKELWFEASQRRQIIHITPQIEECLRESGIQEGLCLVNAMHITAAVFINDNEGGLHSDYERWLEKLAPEKPYDQYAHNGYEDNADAHLKRTIMGREVVVAVTNGQLDFGPWESIFYYELDGLRKKRALVKIIGE; encoded by the coding sequence ATGAAGTCCTATCGAAAAGAACTCTGGTTCGAGGCATCCCAGCGCCGGCAGATCATCCACATCACACCCCAGATCGAGGAATGCCTGCGCGAGTCGGGCATCCAGGAAGGGCTATGCCTGGTGAACGCCATGCACATCACGGCGGCGGTATTCATCAACGACAACGAGGGCGGCCTGCATTCCGACTACGAGCGATGGCTCGAAAAGCTCGCACCCGAGAAGCCGTACGACCAGTATGCCCACAATGGCTACGAGGACAATGCCGATGCCCATCTCAAGCGCACCATCATGGGGCGCGAGGTGGTGGTGGCCGTAACCAACGGCCAGCTCGACTTCGGCCCGTGGGAATCGATCTTCTACTACGAACTCGACGGTCTGCGCAAAAAGCGCGCGCTGGTGAAGATTATCGGGGAGTAG
- a CDS encoding UDP-3-O-acyl-N-acetylglucosamine deacetylase produces the protein MTNPGTILMGDGDAIKASCNEMDRLPVDWDLSDKQVEPVRKYQTTLKESATISGPGTFMGKAMRTISFEPTKQEGWWLDRTDLPHTLPIRVGIANVWTTGQIVSNIVLRSGNPHNYVRMVEHIVSLRMGMGIDNMMIKIDSGDPPLFEQGSLDLVEALDQCGKVTTDKPVPYVTVKEPVTVGGTYGDFVTLAPPDDLDNPQLTVDCAINFKTAIGQQRIKFPVCEELTRMASIARTNTSLAKVVYCATIGRIFADVRHLGYNTKNVSIAGKRRYMNEPRLIHEGKALEAAWHRAVLDLLAAIALINNGLFIGKITSYKAGHRLDCELVRQLYLNQVLVPLEELKK, from the coding sequence ATGACAAATCCAGGCACCATTCTGATGGGCGATGGCGATGCCATCAAGGCGTCCTGCAACGAAATGGACCGGCTCCCGGTTGATTGGGACTTGAGCGACAAGCAGGTCGAGCCGGTGCGCAAATACCAGACCACCCTGAAGGAGTCGGCCACGATTTCCGGCCCCGGTACCTTCATGGGCAAGGCGATGCGCACCATCAGCTTCGAACCGACCAAGCAGGAGGGGTGGTGGCTCGACCGCACCGACCTGCCGCATACCCTGCCGATCCGGGTGGGTATTGCCAACGTTTGGACAACCGGGCAGATCGTGAGCAACATTGTTTTGCGAAGCGGGAATCCGCACAACTATGTGCGCATGGTGGAGCATATCGTCTCCCTGCGCATGGGCATGGGCATCGACAACATGATGATCAAGATCGATTCGGGCGATCCGCCGCTGTTCGAGCAGGGGAGCCTCGACTTGGTCGAAGCGCTCGATCAATGCGGGAAGGTGACCACGGACAAGCCGGTTCCGTATGTGACGGTGAAGGAGCCCGTGACCGTTGGCGGAACCTATGGCGATTTCGTGACGCTGGCACCGCCCGACGATTTGGACAATCCACAACTCACCGTCGATTGCGCCATCAATTTCAAGACGGCCATTGGCCAGCAGCGCATCAAATTCCCGGTTTGCGAGGAGCTCACGCGGATGGCATCGATTGCCCGCACCAACACCTCGCTGGCGAAGGTGGTCTACTGCGCAACGATCGGCCGCATCTTTGCGGATGTTCGGCATCTGGGCTACAACACCAAAAACGTGTCCATCGCCGGCAAGCGGCGCTACATGAACGAACCGCGCCTGATCCACGAAGGCAAGGCGCTGGAGGCGGCATGGCACCGGGCGGTGTTGGATCTGCTGGCGGCGATTGCGCTCATCAACAACGGCTTGTTCATCGGAAAGATCACGTCCTATAAAGCCGGCCACCGCCTGGACTGCGAGTTGGTTCGGCAACTTTATCTGAATCAAGTGCTCGTACCTTTGGAGGAATTGAAAAAATGA